GTCATCTCTCCAAGAGATGTGCTTGTGACCTATTGCTCTATGCACACACATTTATCCCAGAAAATATAATGATTTAGAAAGGAGGCAGCACTAACTCCTCCAGTATTTGTTAAACCTTCCAGATTGTAGCATGGAGGGGGAGAATTATAATCTTCACTGGTTTCTGTCGCCCTACCCAATTTGTAGTCAAGGTTTTTCTAGATTCAGGAGCTAAAGCTGTTGCATGTCCTTCCATTGAGCCCGATGAAGTGCGGTTGTTTACATGTCAGGGGTCAGGTGATTTTAATTCTTTCAATAATGGGAAGTTTGAAATTGGTGAAGAAGAAGCAGAGGATGACGACTCGGAACCTTCTAGAGTCCAGCAAGTGCTTGGGAAGATAGTGAACCAGAGAAAAGTGAAGGACACTCAGAGTTCTTTTGAGATGAATATGATGATCAGGGGGAGTTATCCCAGTTCATATGTCAGTATTATGAGTCTCTTTATCAGGGTGGTTCAAGAATAGATGATGCATTACAACATGCTTGTGCCTCACACCAGAGCCTAAGATATTCATGCCATGATAGTCCCAAGGGAAGCGCAAGTTTGTGAATGCTTATGCTGACTGCATGCTGTTGCTTATCAAAGCATTTGCATGGTCTTGTGATTCCATACGTTGTAAAGAAGAACTGTACTTGTATATGCAATGGAAAAGGATTGCAGAAGGAAGAAAACatggagagagaaagagagagaagtAGTAGAAATGAGtaataattttgagatttttaacTGATTGTTTATGTTCCGTCTTTTGATggatgtttgatcatttttcttaaagGTTACTCTTTTGTGAAAAACAGGTACATTTCTTTGTTGTTCTACTTGGACACTGCTGGATGTTGACacaatttaaaacatgctatcaCAATCTGGTGTTCTCAAGTGCTCTCCGTGCAACTTGCAATGTGTGAACAGCAATACATGAGATGTTAGTGCCTGTTACACAAAAACTAGTTTGGTTGACGTTGAACTCATCTCGtgactttatattatatatatgaaaacaGAGTCACAAGTGTGAGGCTGACCGATGATGAGACAGGAGTTCAAATTTCAACGACGAGAGGTAGTAAGCATACATCacctttattaaaaaaataaatacacaagCAATTTAGCGATGTGTTTTTAATAAGAATACTTACTTGGTAATGGTTTATTTAACTTAGTAAACATTGCAATCTTAGGTAAACGTCGCTTTAAACAAACTAGGATTAGTGCTTAcgccatttttatttttaagtgcATGATTAGGTTGTATAAGTACATCATTCAAATAACCATGGATAACTACAAaggttattttaaattaatgggGCGGCGTAAACATGATAATCTTTTCCAAATTATCCTATGATTATTTGCAAAGCAAGGGTTAAAAAAAAGGCCTAGACATTGATTGCTAAGGACCACAGAGGTATCCTCTGCTGTCATAGGCATGATTAAGTTCATTTTTAGCAATaatttaataacaaaaaaaataaattttctttcttgaGGTTGATCATGATGACTAACTTGTGTATGAACCAATAAGTCAGAGAGAcagaaaaaggtaaaataaatagTACTAGTAATTTATATTTAGGCGTATGCTTTGGTTGCAAGTTTTGTTGATGATTACAACTCCCATCCATCCATTGCTACAATTATGCAGAGCCTCACGCTGTCCActttcaacaaaagaaaaagaaaaagcatATGTCTATTAAACACTATCATTAGGCATTAGCACTATAGACAAGTTGCTTCCTTAATGCAAAGTTAAAAATACCAACCAATTCATTCTTGACAAACAAGCCTTCCAACAACCTCtgaatttcttcttctcttttttttttctgcgAAAAAAAGAATGTTATACAGAGCTAGGAGTATTACTAGTAGGTTCTCTGATAAAATGAGTACAAGTGTGCCGGTTGAAGTAGGCACAAGGGGCACTATAGGATCACTTTTGAAGAAAGAGATTGAGTATTTCAGAAAAGTTGAGGTGGATTGTTGTAAAGGGAGTTGTAATAATAAATCTCAGAAGAGTTCAGTGGAAATAGATTCATGTGGTGGTAATTCTAATTGGCCTAGTTTCGGGTTCTTGACGATgaaatggaaaaagaagaagagaagaggtACTGGTGGTGCATTACCTGCAATGTGTTCTATGGTTGAAGTTTCTGAGAGTTGTAAGATGAATGAAATTCCAGGGTTCAGTTATAGAAATCTCAAGGTTGATTCAAAGAGATTTGAGGAAGAAATAATGCTCTCATAGGAgctttcaattttttgtgtcaAGACTGAATTCTGTTCTTATTCTTTAGCCAAATATCTTGTGCTTTCTGATTGCCTTCAATTGCTTGGAATTTGAGAGAATTGTCAATCATCTGGACTTCTTGTTTTGGCAAGAGCAGGTAATACTTTGCAGTTAGACCTGGAAAGTTACATGTATAGACCATAGACGGGCACGTATAGAATATGATTTAAGTTGCATCATTGGACTGTGTTGTTCATAAGCAGGAAGACTTGTCTGCATTACTAGGCCTAAGTATTTTGATTTCCAGTCAAAAGTGAGCAAGATATGAAACATAAAACATGTTTTGTGCAGATTAATAGACCGAAATACTCTAGGTTATCGTCATTGAAAGAAATTTGCAGTTTTCCACTTTATCAAATAGTGGAACTTGAATATAGTTGAGACTTGAGAGTCATATTTGATGTTTGTACATGAGGTGAACATGTTCATGTTTAATGTTTTCGCCTGCAGCAAAGAGATTTTTCTTGTACTTCTTACAGATTTCATCTTCCATGTCATGGTAATTGTTCATGTTATTTATTCATCATTTCTAATGTTTATGCATATATACTAGCATATGCAATTGTGGAAAAACAGAAACTTTGAGG
The Solanum stenotomum isolate F172 chromosome 12, ASM1918654v1, whole genome shotgun sequence DNA segment above includes these coding regions:
- the LOC125848313 gene encoding uncharacterized protein LOC125848313 gives rise to the protein MLYRARSITSRFSDKMSTSVPVEVGTRGTIGSLLKKEIEYFRKVEVDCCKGSCNNKSQKSSVEIDSCGGNSNWPSFGFLTMKWKKKKRRGTGGALPAMCSMVEVSESCKMNEIPGFSYRNLKVDSKRFEEEIMLS